A window from Cryptomeria japonica chromosome 1, Sugi_1.0, whole genome shotgun sequence encodes these proteins:
- the LOC131078168 gene encoding wall-associated receptor kinase-like 8: MVTCYWIILIYLGSKFSILGAEKCPYVTQICGNITLPYPFRISGSKCGMPNFEIHCRKNLSFGTTRPIPFLPTLYGELQILNASDNHILISSASLFSSDCRNDSSKTFGLPAGSPFRVSANNTYVTVGCRTTGMLVLGDYPDGQWGGCVSMCDNSPSLSYCTGNGCCRTSIPSNISHYSLGVEPLIAPLINASYNSVCGYSAIVDPLSWDMFPQSNVFTFDYKKYWMLLDWAIAGDSCSTAKPKSSYQCDLNAQCRDLEWGYLCSCKSGFLGDGYANGTGCTDIDECSDPGFKDCFRGGGRCENTEGSYQCYYAYSSGNGTWNGARSLSLVQDLFLHIGSGVILACLLGWAAVVLNNERRKSWLDKQNNFQRNGGPHLQRLISSQGKLVRIFSLEEIKKATKNFHESLVLGSGASGTIYKGILPRDGTIVAIKKSKDVDSEDMDQFINEVIILSKINHKNVVVLLGCCLETSVPLLVYEYVSNGTLFSHLHEKDHLSWQIRLRIAMETAEALSYLHSAASTPIVHRDVKSSNILLDNDYTPKVGDFGVSRVVPIDKTHITTVVQGTLGYMDPEYFQTVHLTKKSDVYSFGVVLVELITALKPVSFQREKNQTNLAIFFLSTLKADGLFGIMDYRLHTEDVTTLESIKLVGNLAKRCLSVEGDKRPSMDEVVRELRWITRGIGGLDETECSVATVGEEV; the protein is encoded by the exons ATGGTAACCTGTTACTGGATTATACTTATCTACTTGGGTTCTAAGTTTTCCATTCTAGGAGCAGAAAAATGCCCTTATGTTACCCAAATCTGTGGAAATATAACCCTTCCATACCCTTTCAGAATTTCAGGAAGCAAATGTGGCATGCCTAACTTTGAAATCCATTGCAGGAAGAATCTAAGTTTTGGAACTACACGACCCATTCCATTTCTTCCAACACTTTATGGGGAACTGCAGATTTTGAATGCCTCAGACAATCACATCCTTATTAGCTCTGCTTCACTCTTTAGCTCAGATTGCAGAAACGATTCATCCAAAACTTTTGGACTTCCTGCTGGAAGCCCTTTCAGAGTTTCTGCAAATAACACTTACGTTACTGTTGGTTGCAGAACAACGGGTATGCTTGTATTGGGTGATTATCCTGATGGGCAATGGGGGGGATGCGTTTCAATGTGTGATAATTCTCCTTCTCTCTCCTACTGTACTGGAAATGGCTGCTGCCGTACTTCCATACCTTCAAATATCAGCCATTATAGTTTAGGTGTAGAGCCTCTTATTGCGCCTCTCATTAATGCCAGTTATAACTCAGTCTGTGGGTATTCTGCTATAGTTGACCCGCTTAGCTGGGATATGTTTCCTCAGTCAAATGTCTTCACCTTCGATTATAAGAAGTATTGGATGCTCTTAGATTGGGCTATTGCAGGAGATTCATGCAGCACAGCTAAACCTAAAAGTTCATACCAGTGTGATCTCAATGCCCAATGCAGGGATTTAGAATGGGGTTATCTGTGCAGTTGTAAGAGTGGTTTCTTGGGAGATGGGTATGCCAATGGCACTGGATGTACAG ATATCGATGAATGCTCAGATCCTGGTTTCAAGGACTGTTTTCGTGGAGGAGGAAGATGTGAAAATACAGAGGGCTCATATCAGTGTTACTACGCCTACAGTAGCGGCAATGGCACTTGGAATGGCGCCCGTTCTCTTTCTCTAGTACAAGATTTGTTTCTTCATATAG GATCTGGAGTAATATTGGCTTGTCTGCTAGGTTGGGCTGCTGTGGTACTAAACAACGAGAGAAGAAAATCATGGCTTGACAAACAGAACAACTTTCAACGAAACGGAGGACCTCATTTGCAGAGATTAATCTCTTCTCAGGGAAAATTAGTAAGAATATTTTCTCTGGAGGAGATTAAAAAAGCAACAAAAAACTTCCATGAAAGTTTGGTTCTGGGATCCGGAGCCTCTGGTACCATTTACAAAGGCATTCTTCCAAGAGATGGAACCATTGTAGCGATCAAGAAGTCCAAAGATGTGGATTCAGAAgacatggaccaattcatcaatgaAGTCATTATACTgagcaagataaatcacaagaacGTAGTGGTATTACTTGGGTGCTGCCTGGAAACCAGTGTTCCTCTATTGGTTTATGAGTATGTATCAAATGGCACTCTCTTCAGTCATCTGCACGAAAAAGATCACCTTTCATGGCAGATCCGTCTGCGTATAGCCATGGAAACAGCAGAGGCACTGTCATATTTACACTCAGCTGCCTCAACACCCATTGTTCACAGAGATGTCAAATCTTCCAACATTCTGCTAGACAATGATTATACTCCAAAAGTTGGAGACTTTGGAGTGTCTCGTGTGGTGCCCATAGACAAAACACATATTACTACAGTTGTGCAAGGAACTCTGGGTTATATGGATCCTGAATACTTTCAGACAGTTCATCTTACAAAGAAAAGTGATGTTTATAGCTTTGGGGTTGTTCTGGTGGAGCTTATAACAGCATTAAAACCTGTTTCATTCCAGAGGGAGAAGAACCAAACCAATTTGGCCATTTTCTTTCTGTCTACTCTCAAAGCAGACGGTCTGTTTGGCATCATGGACTATCGGCTCCACACAGAGGATGTTACAACTTTGGAGTCGATCAAATTAGTGGGAAATTTAGCCAAAAGATGTCTTAGTGTGGAAGGTGATAAAAGACCATCAATGGATGAGGTGGTTAGAGAGCTGCGGTGGATTACAAGAGGAATTGGAGGATTGGATGAGACTGAATGTTCGGTCGCAACTGTGGGAGAGGAAGTTTAG